In Ostrea edulis chromosome 6, xbOstEdul1.1, whole genome shotgun sequence, a single window of DNA contains:
- the LOC125645943 gene encoding uncharacterized protein LOC125645943 isoform X1 yields MGFEQESCYDISNLEKTRRLLNMSSGLNMSKTAVKRIKQSELQLNSTIHKINSSLAESLHQIEHNVRKIEQEQGQQKGEYQPYYLRRRHSIEQIVESDNAFPLNNELRERASSVGSNPTATCKQQTLSNSPSKESVSSEGSIGRRDVSPQRQTFRKSETADVNLPSSLSQFYQFGRRRESRRNSLPMSFSLQNSHDLHGHSKDTHGKEGITVRLRRVEHELSQRKPKSRRQLTTSSMTSIDERKEQEKLEDEKRQQAVEEYVNSIEECSYLRTKTQHELSVKEVFRK; encoded by the exons ATGGGCTTCGAGCAGGAATCATGCTATGATATTAGCAACTTGGAGAAAACAAGAAG ATTATTAAACATGTCCAGCGGTTTGAACATGTCTAAAACTGCAGTAAAACGAATCAAGCAGAGCGAACTCCAGCTGAATTCGACCATCCACAAAATCAACTCATCCTTAGCAGAAAGTCTCCATCAAATCGAACACAATGTGCGAAAAATCGAGCAGGAACAAGGGCAACAAAAAGGCGAGTACCAGCCGTATTACCTGCGGCGACGTCACTCCATCGAACAAATTGTCGAGTCCGACAATGCCTTCCCGTTAAACAACGAGCTTCGCGAGAGAGCGAGCAGTGTCGGCAGCAACCCAACAGCAACATGCAAACAGCAAACTCTGAGCAACTCTCCATCCAAAGAATCGGTGTCATCTGAAGGAAGTATTGGAAGACGTGATGTCAGTCCTCAGAGACAAACATTCCGGAAAAGTGAAACAGCAGACGTCAATCTTCCGTCCAGTTTATCCCAGTTCTACCAATTCGGTCGAAGAAGAGAATCTAGACGAAATTCATTACCAATGAGTTTTAGTCTCCAGAACTCTCATGACCTTCACGGACATAGCAAAGACACACATGGTAAAGAAGGAATTACTGTTCGTCTGAGGCGCGTGGAACACGAACTTTCTCAAAGAAAACCAAAGAGCAGACGACAACTTACCACCTCAAGCATGACGTCCATTGATGAGAGAAAAGAGCAGGAGAAGTTGGAGGATGAGAAACGACAGCAGGCCGTTGAGGAATATGTAAATTCTATTGAGGAATGTAGTTACCTCCGAACCAAAACGCAACACGAATTATCAGTAAAGGAAGTCTTCCGGAAATAA
- the LOC125645943 gene encoding uncharacterized protein LOC125645943 isoform X2: MSSGLNMSKTAVKRIKQSELQLNSTIHKINSSLAESLHQIEHNVRKIEQEQGQQKGEYQPYYLRRRHSIEQIVESDNAFPLNNELRERASSVGSNPTATCKQQTLSNSPSKESVSSEGSIGRRDVSPQRQTFRKSETADVNLPSSLSQFYQFGRRRESRRNSLPMSFSLQNSHDLHGHSKDTHGKEGITVRLRRVEHELSQRKPKSRRQLTTSSMTSIDERKEQEKLEDEKRQQAVEEYVNSIEECSYLRTKTQHELSVKEVFRK; this comes from the coding sequence ATGTCCAGCGGTTTGAACATGTCTAAAACTGCAGTAAAACGAATCAAGCAGAGCGAACTCCAGCTGAATTCGACCATCCACAAAATCAACTCATCCTTAGCAGAAAGTCTCCATCAAATCGAACACAATGTGCGAAAAATCGAGCAGGAACAAGGGCAACAAAAAGGCGAGTACCAGCCGTATTACCTGCGGCGACGTCACTCCATCGAACAAATTGTCGAGTCCGACAATGCCTTCCCGTTAAACAACGAGCTTCGCGAGAGAGCGAGCAGTGTCGGCAGCAACCCAACAGCAACATGCAAACAGCAAACTCTGAGCAACTCTCCATCCAAAGAATCGGTGTCATCTGAAGGAAGTATTGGAAGACGTGATGTCAGTCCTCAGAGACAAACATTCCGGAAAAGTGAAACAGCAGACGTCAATCTTCCGTCCAGTTTATCCCAGTTCTACCAATTCGGTCGAAGAAGAGAATCTAGACGAAATTCATTACCAATGAGTTTTAGTCTCCAGAACTCTCATGACCTTCACGGACATAGCAAAGACACACATGGTAAAGAAGGAATTACTGTTCGTCTGAGGCGCGTGGAACACGAACTTTCTCAAAGAAAACCAAAGAGCAGACGACAACTTACCACCTCAAGCATGACGTCCATTGATGAGAGAAAAGAGCAGGAGAAGTTGGAGGATGAGAAACGACAGCAGGCCGTTGAGGAATATGTAAATTCTATTGAGGAATGTAGTTACCTCCGAACCAAAACGCAACACGAATTATCAGTAAAGGAAGTCTTCCGGAAATAA
- the LOC125645942 gene encoding V-type proton ATPase subunit H-like isoform X2, translating into MANISNLGSVISNIDDIEKDMGLPIGAQVATSLLQQRANDVRANRVNWQSYVQGQMISQEDYNFIYQFDNANNETKSAMLREAGPQFARTFFNLMSQIAKDQTLQYILTMLDDVLQEDKARVEILKEYAKQMKESVWTPFIHLLNRNDRFIVNQTSRIIAKIACWGKELMGLDDLKFYMDWLKNQLRLPGNEYIQTAARCLQMMLRIEKYRQVFVDVDGIATIVSVLLGSKVGFQIQYQLIFCLWCLSFSTHIAERMSKDKIIPVLSDILSESVKEKVSRIILATFRNLLEKPEERDLVHEHAVAMVQCKVLKQLELLESRKFDDPDIVDDLEYLNEKLQESVQDLSSFDEYTSEIKSGRLEWSPVHKNEKFWRENAIRLNENNYSLLKMLVRLLESSKDPLILSVAAHDLGEYVRHYPRGKVVIEQLGGKQMVMQYLSHEDPNVRFEALIAVQKLMVHNWEYLGRQLQTDQPKDVPGMVQTAA; encoded by the exons GTGCCCAGGTGGCCACCAGTTTACTGCAGCAGAGAGCCAATGATGTGAGAGCAAACCGGGTCAACTGGCAAAGCTATGTTCA GGGACAGATGATTTCCCAGGAGGACTACAATTTCATTTACCAGTTTGACAATGCCAACAATGAGACAAAATCTGCCATGTTGAGGGAGGCTGGCCCGCAG TTTGCGAGGACGTTCTTTAATCTGATGAGTCAGATAGCTAAAGACCAGACTCTACAGTATATTCTGACTATGCTGGACGATGTGTTACAG GAGGACAAAGCCCGAGTAGAAATCCTGAAGGAGTATGCCAAACAAATGAAGGAATCAGTATGGACGCCATTTATACATCTCCTGAACAGAAACGACAGATTTATCGTGAACCAG accAGTAGAATCATTGCTAAGATTGCCTGTTGGGGTAAAGAATTGATGGGGTTGGATGACTTAAAGTTTTATATGGACTGGCTAAAAAATCAGCTCAGGCTTCCG GGTAATGAATACATACAGACTGCAGCTCGCTGTCTTCAAATGATGCTACGAATCGAGAAATACCGACAGGTGTTTGTGGACGTTGATGGAATAGCTAC GATTGTGTCTGTGTTGTTGGGAAGCAAGGTTGGGTTTCAGATCCAGTATCAGCTGATTTTTTGTTTGTGGTGTCTCAGCTTCAGCACTCATATAGCAGAGAGAATGAGCAA aGATAAAATAATTCCAGTGTTGTCAGACATTCTGAGTGAGTCTGTGAAGGAAAAAGTATCTAGAATTATCCTGGCCACATTTAGG AACTTGTTAGAAAAGCCTGAGGAAAGAGATTTGGTCCATGAACATGCTGTGGCAATGGTGCAATGTAAGGTTCTGAAACAGCTTGAACTGCTGGAATCCAGGAAGTTTGATGATCCCGACATCGTGGATGACTTAGAATACCTTAATGAGAAACTACAAGAGTCTGTCCAGGATCTCAG CTCCTTTGATGAATACACATCAGAGATCAAATCAGGGAGGTTGGAGTGGAGCCCAGTTCACAAGAATGAGAAGTTCTGGCGGGAAAATGCAATCAGACTCAATGAGAATAACTACTCCCTCCTTAA GATGTTGGTTAGACTTTTAGAAAGTAGTAAAGATCCCTTGATCCTGTCTGTTGCTGCTCATGACCTTGGAGAGTACGTCAGGCATTATCCACGGGGAAAAGT TGTGATAGAACAGCTGGGGGGTAAACAGATGGTGATGCAGTACTTGTCTCATGAGGATCCCAATGTCAGATTCGAGGCCCTCATCGCTGTCCAAAAATTGATGGTCCATAACTG GGAGTACCTGGGTCGTCAGTTACAGACAGACCAGCCTAAGGACGTGCCTGGAATGGTACAGACTGCTGCATAG
- the LOC125645942 gene encoding V-type proton ATPase subunit H-like isoform X3, whose product MANISNLGSVISNIDDIEKGAQVATSLLQQRANDVRANRVNWQSYVQGQMISQEDYNFIYQFDNANNETKSAMLREAGPQFARTFFNLMSQIAKDQTLQYILTMLDDVLQEDKARVEILKEYAKQMKESVWTPFIHLLNRNDRFIVNQTSRIIAKIACWGKELMGLDDLKFYMDWLKNQLRLPGNEYIQTAARCLQMMLRIEKYRQVFVDVDGIATIVSVLLGSKVGFQIQYQLIFCLWCLSFSTHIAERMSKDKIIPVLSDILSESVKEKVSRIILATFRNLLEKPEERDLVHEHAVAMVQCKVLKQLELLESRKFDDPDIVDDLEYLNEKLQESVQDLSSFDEYTSEIKSGRLEWSPVHKNEKFWRENAIRLNENNYSLLKMLVRLLESSKDPLILSVAAHDLGEYVRHYPRGKVVIEQLGGKQMVMQYLSHEDPNVRFEALIAVQKLMVHNWEYLGRQLQTDQPKDVPGMVQTAA is encoded by the exons GTGCCCAGGTGGCCACCAGTTTACTGCAGCAGAGAGCCAATGATGTGAGAGCAAACCGGGTCAACTGGCAAAGCTATGTTCA GGGACAGATGATTTCCCAGGAGGACTACAATTTCATTTACCAGTTTGACAATGCCAACAATGAGACAAAATCTGCCATGTTGAGGGAGGCTGGCCCGCAG TTTGCGAGGACGTTCTTTAATCTGATGAGTCAGATAGCTAAAGACCAGACTCTACAGTATATTCTGACTATGCTGGACGATGTGTTACAG GAGGACAAAGCCCGAGTAGAAATCCTGAAGGAGTATGCCAAACAAATGAAGGAATCAGTATGGACGCCATTTATACATCTCCTGAACAGAAACGACAGATTTATCGTGAACCAG accAGTAGAATCATTGCTAAGATTGCCTGTTGGGGTAAAGAATTGATGGGGTTGGATGACTTAAAGTTTTATATGGACTGGCTAAAAAATCAGCTCAGGCTTCCG GGTAATGAATACATACAGACTGCAGCTCGCTGTCTTCAAATGATGCTACGAATCGAGAAATACCGACAGGTGTTTGTGGACGTTGATGGAATAGCTAC GATTGTGTCTGTGTTGTTGGGAAGCAAGGTTGGGTTTCAGATCCAGTATCAGCTGATTTTTTGTTTGTGGTGTCTCAGCTTCAGCACTCATATAGCAGAGAGAATGAGCAA aGATAAAATAATTCCAGTGTTGTCAGACATTCTGAGTGAGTCTGTGAAGGAAAAAGTATCTAGAATTATCCTGGCCACATTTAGG AACTTGTTAGAAAAGCCTGAGGAAAGAGATTTGGTCCATGAACATGCTGTGGCAATGGTGCAATGTAAGGTTCTGAAACAGCTTGAACTGCTGGAATCCAGGAAGTTTGATGATCCCGACATCGTGGATGACTTAGAATACCTTAATGAGAAACTACAAGAGTCTGTCCAGGATCTCAG CTCCTTTGATGAATACACATCAGAGATCAAATCAGGGAGGTTGGAGTGGAGCCCAGTTCACAAGAATGAGAAGTTCTGGCGGGAAAATGCAATCAGACTCAATGAGAATAACTACTCCCTCCTTAA GATGTTGGTTAGACTTTTAGAAAGTAGTAAAGATCCCTTGATCCTGTCTGTTGCTGCTCATGACCTTGGAGAGTACGTCAGGCATTATCCACGGGGAAAAGT TGTGATAGAACAGCTGGGGGGTAAACAGATGGTGATGCAGTACTTGTCTCATGAGGATCCCAATGTCAGATTCGAGGCCCTCATCGCTGTCCAAAAATTGATGGTCCATAACTG GGAGTACCTGGGTCGTCAGTTACAGACAGACCAGCCTAAGGACGTGCCTGGAATGGTACAGACTGCTGCATAG
- the LOC125645942 gene encoding V-type proton ATPase subunit H-like isoform X1, with the protein MRYKMEKYMSASSYSDRPPFGPKILSSIDMGLPIGAQVATSLLQQRANDVRANRVNWQSYVQGQMISQEDYNFIYQFDNANNETKSAMLREAGPQFARTFFNLMSQIAKDQTLQYILTMLDDVLQEDKARVEILKEYAKQMKESVWTPFIHLLNRNDRFIVNQTSRIIAKIACWGKELMGLDDLKFYMDWLKNQLRLPGNEYIQTAARCLQMMLRIEKYRQVFVDVDGIATIVSVLLGSKVGFQIQYQLIFCLWCLSFSTHIAERMSKDKIIPVLSDILSESVKEKVSRIILATFRNLLEKPEERDLVHEHAVAMVQCKVLKQLELLESRKFDDPDIVDDLEYLNEKLQESVQDLSSFDEYTSEIKSGRLEWSPVHKNEKFWRENAIRLNENNYSLLKMLVRLLESSKDPLILSVAAHDLGEYVRHYPRGKVVIEQLGGKQMVMQYLSHEDPNVRFEALIAVQKLMVHNWEYLGRQLQTDQPKDVPGMVQTAA; encoded by the exons GTGCCCAGGTGGCCACCAGTTTACTGCAGCAGAGAGCCAATGATGTGAGAGCAAACCGGGTCAACTGGCAAAGCTATGTTCA GGGACAGATGATTTCCCAGGAGGACTACAATTTCATTTACCAGTTTGACAATGCCAACAATGAGACAAAATCTGCCATGTTGAGGGAGGCTGGCCCGCAG TTTGCGAGGACGTTCTTTAATCTGATGAGTCAGATAGCTAAAGACCAGACTCTACAGTATATTCTGACTATGCTGGACGATGTGTTACAG GAGGACAAAGCCCGAGTAGAAATCCTGAAGGAGTATGCCAAACAAATGAAGGAATCAGTATGGACGCCATTTATACATCTCCTGAACAGAAACGACAGATTTATCGTGAACCAG accAGTAGAATCATTGCTAAGATTGCCTGTTGGGGTAAAGAATTGATGGGGTTGGATGACTTAAAGTTTTATATGGACTGGCTAAAAAATCAGCTCAGGCTTCCG GGTAATGAATACATACAGACTGCAGCTCGCTGTCTTCAAATGATGCTACGAATCGAGAAATACCGACAGGTGTTTGTGGACGTTGATGGAATAGCTAC GATTGTGTCTGTGTTGTTGGGAAGCAAGGTTGGGTTTCAGATCCAGTATCAGCTGATTTTTTGTTTGTGGTGTCTCAGCTTCAGCACTCATATAGCAGAGAGAATGAGCAA aGATAAAATAATTCCAGTGTTGTCAGACATTCTGAGTGAGTCTGTGAAGGAAAAAGTATCTAGAATTATCCTGGCCACATTTAGG AACTTGTTAGAAAAGCCTGAGGAAAGAGATTTGGTCCATGAACATGCTGTGGCAATGGTGCAATGTAAGGTTCTGAAACAGCTTGAACTGCTGGAATCCAGGAAGTTTGATGATCCCGACATCGTGGATGACTTAGAATACCTTAATGAGAAACTACAAGAGTCTGTCCAGGATCTCAG CTCCTTTGATGAATACACATCAGAGATCAAATCAGGGAGGTTGGAGTGGAGCCCAGTTCACAAGAATGAGAAGTTCTGGCGGGAAAATGCAATCAGACTCAATGAGAATAACTACTCCCTCCTTAA GATGTTGGTTAGACTTTTAGAAAGTAGTAAAGATCCCTTGATCCTGTCTGTTGCTGCTCATGACCTTGGAGAGTACGTCAGGCATTATCCACGGGGAAAAGT TGTGATAGAACAGCTGGGGGGTAAACAGATGGTGATGCAGTACTTGTCTCATGAGGATCCCAATGTCAGATTCGAGGCCCTCATCGCTGTCCAAAAATTGATGGTCCATAACTG GGAGTACCTGGGTCGTCAGTTACAGACAGACCAGCCTAAGGACGTGCCTGGAATGGTACAGACTGCTGCATAG
- the LOC125645942 gene encoding V-type proton ATPase subunit H-like isoform X4, with the protein MASRRVKAKGAQVATSLLQQRANDVRANRVNWQSYVQGQMISQEDYNFIYQFDNANNETKSAMLREAGPQFARTFFNLMSQIAKDQTLQYILTMLDDVLQEDKARVEILKEYAKQMKESVWTPFIHLLNRNDRFIVNQTSRIIAKIACWGKELMGLDDLKFYMDWLKNQLRLPGNEYIQTAARCLQMMLRIEKYRQVFVDVDGIATIVSVLLGSKVGFQIQYQLIFCLWCLSFSTHIAERMSKDKIIPVLSDILSESVKEKVSRIILATFRNLLEKPEERDLVHEHAVAMVQCKVLKQLELLESRKFDDPDIVDDLEYLNEKLQESVQDLSSFDEYTSEIKSGRLEWSPVHKNEKFWRENAIRLNENNYSLLKMLVRLLESSKDPLILSVAAHDLGEYVRHYPRGKVVIEQLGGKQMVMQYLSHEDPNVRFEALIAVQKLMVHNWEYLGRQLQTDQPKDVPGMVQTAA; encoded by the exons ATGGCCTCGAGACGTGTAAAAGCCAAAG GTGCCCAGGTGGCCACCAGTTTACTGCAGCAGAGAGCCAATGATGTGAGAGCAAACCGGGTCAACTGGCAAAGCTATGTTCA GGGACAGATGATTTCCCAGGAGGACTACAATTTCATTTACCAGTTTGACAATGCCAACAATGAGACAAAATCTGCCATGTTGAGGGAGGCTGGCCCGCAG TTTGCGAGGACGTTCTTTAATCTGATGAGTCAGATAGCTAAAGACCAGACTCTACAGTATATTCTGACTATGCTGGACGATGTGTTACAG GAGGACAAAGCCCGAGTAGAAATCCTGAAGGAGTATGCCAAACAAATGAAGGAATCAGTATGGACGCCATTTATACATCTCCTGAACAGAAACGACAGATTTATCGTGAACCAG accAGTAGAATCATTGCTAAGATTGCCTGTTGGGGTAAAGAATTGATGGGGTTGGATGACTTAAAGTTTTATATGGACTGGCTAAAAAATCAGCTCAGGCTTCCG GGTAATGAATACATACAGACTGCAGCTCGCTGTCTTCAAATGATGCTACGAATCGAGAAATACCGACAGGTGTTTGTGGACGTTGATGGAATAGCTAC GATTGTGTCTGTGTTGTTGGGAAGCAAGGTTGGGTTTCAGATCCAGTATCAGCTGATTTTTTGTTTGTGGTGTCTCAGCTTCAGCACTCATATAGCAGAGAGAATGAGCAA aGATAAAATAATTCCAGTGTTGTCAGACATTCTGAGTGAGTCTGTGAAGGAAAAAGTATCTAGAATTATCCTGGCCACATTTAGG AACTTGTTAGAAAAGCCTGAGGAAAGAGATTTGGTCCATGAACATGCTGTGGCAATGGTGCAATGTAAGGTTCTGAAACAGCTTGAACTGCTGGAATCCAGGAAGTTTGATGATCCCGACATCGTGGATGACTTAGAATACCTTAATGAGAAACTACAAGAGTCTGTCCAGGATCTCAG CTCCTTTGATGAATACACATCAGAGATCAAATCAGGGAGGTTGGAGTGGAGCCCAGTTCACAAGAATGAGAAGTTCTGGCGGGAAAATGCAATCAGACTCAATGAGAATAACTACTCCCTCCTTAA GATGTTGGTTAGACTTTTAGAAAGTAGTAAAGATCCCTTGATCCTGTCTGTTGCTGCTCATGACCTTGGAGAGTACGTCAGGCATTATCCACGGGGAAAAGT TGTGATAGAACAGCTGGGGGGTAAACAGATGGTGATGCAGTACTTGTCTCATGAGGATCCCAATGTCAGATTCGAGGCCCTCATCGCTGTCCAAAAATTGATGGTCCATAACTG GGAGTACCTGGGTCGTCAGTTACAGACAGACCAGCCTAAGGACGTGCCTGGAATGGTACAGACTGCTGCATAG